From Harpia harpyja isolate bHarHar1 chromosome 19, bHarHar1 primary haplotype, whole genome shotgun sequence, one genomic window encodes:
- the TSC1 gene encoding hamartin isoform X4, with the protein MSQGHVAEIYLVHLHASVYALFHRLYGMYPCNFVSFLRSHYSMKENLETFEEVVKPMMEHVRIHPELVTGSKDHELDPRRWKRLETHDVVIECAKISLDPAEASYEDGYYSVSRKLCTSLKHHQTDPSASYYIDTQSSYGTSTPYSTPRLTLSQMPGQLPQILSPQSIRLSTEPQQVTIWSPSAVCGMTTPPTSPGIVPSESSQSASQPYSKAGTSAGGKGTPLGTPATSPPPPCTSDDFVHVSLPSAAATPPKKEDKPDPGRPLLYRQQNVINSDKSLDTPGSKSSVTLSDLPEFLGGLSFEDSAEKDREEDAISKEISEITTDAEHMVPRGGFDSPFYRTNESLSGSQKKTHSVVSSVQGHSQTSEPLTSSLDKSGPESARETPKQTFTPIDKPCGGSGESPAGNREGTSGETSILTPSPCKVPAQRRVVFGSGQPPLYEHLFEVALPKTAYLFVGKKTEELLKKAKGTQDDDCMSSTSPVEVLDRLIQQGADAHTKELNKLSLPSKSADWTHFGGSPPSDEIHTLRNQLLLLHNQLLYERFKRQQHALRNRRLLRKVIKATALEEHNAAMKDQLKLQEKEIQALKLSLQKEQARYHQFQEEHENIVAQLHSQIRQLQHDREEFYNQSQELQTKLEDCRNMIADLRLELKKANNKVCHTELLLSQVSQKLSNSESVQQQMEFLNRQLLVLGEVNELYLEQLQHKHTDTTKEVEMLHAAFRKELEKAKLCVQQQSQRLDASQKRIAELESQLAKKDHLFLEQKKYLEDVKIQARGQLQAVESRYKAQKRITQAFELEILDLFGRLEKSSLLKKLEDDKTEAAEAAEERLDCGNEDTVVGYSEETIGRNGETKPPSTRGSSSSKGGSSSELSTPEKPQNQRFSSRWETSVLLEPSTTVPLTVGSLPSSKSFLGMKARELFRNKSESQCDEEGVTINRLSDALKTELCKDPSMETKAPPSPDNLSVSPKIQESSVGQLHIMDYNETHHDHS; encoded by the exons ATGTCTCAAG GTCATGTGGCAGAGATTTATCTTGTCCATCTTCATGCCAGCGTTTATGCTCTCTTTCATCGTCTTTATGGAATGTATCCTTGCAATTTTGTCTCCTTTCTGCGTTCTCACTACAGTATGAAGGAAAACTTGGAGACCTTTGAAGAGGTGGTCAAG CCAATGATGGAACATGTGCGAATTCATCCAGAATTAGTGACTGGATCTAAGGACCATGAACTGGACCCACGAAG GTGGAAAAGACTAGAAACTCATGATGTTGTGATAGAATGTGCCAAAATCTCCCTGGACCCTGCAGAAGCCTCGTATGAAGATGGCTATTACTCTGTGTCTCGGAAACTCTGCACAAGCTTAAAACATCATCAAACTGACCCCAGTGCCAGCTATTACATTGACACACAGAGCAGCTATG ggACTTCTACCCCATACTCCACTCCTCGGCTAACACTATCACAAATGCCAGGGCAGCTACCTCAGATTCTGAGCCCCCAGTCAATACGGCTGTCAACTGAGCCACAGCAG GTTACCATCTGGAGTCCTTCTGCAGTTTGTGGTATGACCACTCCACCAACCTCCCCTGGAATTGTCCCATCAGAGTCATCCCAGTCTGCATCACAACCTTACAGCAAAGCTGGCACATCTG CAGGGGGGAAAGGAACACCTTTGGGAACGCCAGCCACATCTCCTCCTCCACCCTGCACTTCAGATGACTTTGTGCATGTTTCACTCCCTTCAGCTGCTGCCACACCTCCTAAAAAG gaggacaAACCAGATCCTGGGAGGCCTTTACTGTACCGACAGCAAAATGTCATAAACAGCGATAAATCATTGG acacACCTGGTAGTAAAAGTTCAGTAACCTTAAGTGATCTTCCAGAGTTTTTAGGTGGTTTGTCTTTTGAAGATAGTGCTGAAAAGGACAGAGAGGAAG ATGCAATATCTAAAGAGATCTCCGAGATCACAACTGATGCTGAACACATGGTGCCTAGAGGAGGATTTGACTCTCCATTTTACCGCACAAATGAAAGTCTGTCAGGCTCTCAAAAGAAGACCCATTCAGTAGTCTCTAGTGTTCAGGGACACAGTCAGACCTCTGAGCCTTTAACATCTTCTCTGGACAAGTCTGGGCCTGAGAGTGCGCGGGAAACACCCAAACAAACATTTACTCCCATAGACAAGCCCTGTGGAGGCTCTGGTGAAAGCCCTGCTGGTAACAGGGAAGGAACCTCTGGGGAGACGAGTATTCTCACTCCCAGCCCTTGCAAAGTACCAGCACAAAGAAGAGTGGTGTTTGGGAGTGGGCAGCCTCCCCTATATGAGCACCTTTTTGAGGTTGCATTACCAAAGACTGCCTACCTCTTTGTTGGCAAGAAGACTGAGGAGCTGCTAAAGAAAGCCAAGGGAACCCAGGATGATGACTGCATGTCCTCTACTTCTCCCGTGGAAGTACTGGACAGACTGATACAGCAAGGAGCAGATGCACACACTAAGGAGCTGAACAA attgtCTCTGCCAAGCAAATCTGCTGACTGGACTCACTTTGGAG GTTCTCCCCCTTCTGATGAGATTCACACCCTGCGTAACCAATTGCTTTTGCTGCACAACCAGTTATTGTATGAACGCTTCAAAAGACAGCAACATGCCCTTCGGAACCGTCGACTCTTGCGAAAAGTGATTAAAGCAACAGCTCTGGAGGAACATAATGCTGCCATG AAAGATCAACTGAAgctacaggaaaaagaaatccaggcCTTGAAACTGAGTCTGCAGAAAGAACAGGCAAGGTACCACCAGTTTCAGGAGGAACATGAAAATATAGTGGCTCAGCTTCACAGCCAGATCAGACAGCTGCAACATGACCGAGAGGAATTCTACAACCAGAGCCAGGAATTGCAG ACCAAGCTGGAGGACTGCCGGAATATGATTGCAGATCTGAGGTTAGAATTAAAGAAGGCTAACAACAAGGTGTGTCACACTGAATTGCTTCTTAGCCAAGTTTCTCAAAAG CTTTCCAACAGTGAATCAGTGCAACAGCAGATGGAGTTCTTGAACAGGCAACTTCTGGTTCTTGGAGAGGTCAATGAGTTGTacctggagcagctgcagcacaagcaCACAGACACTACAAAG GAGGTTGAAATGTTGCACGCTGCTTTTCGGAAAGAACTGGAGAAAGCAAAATTGTGTGTTCAGCAGCAAAGCCAAAGGCTTGATGCTTCCCAGAAACGGATAGCTGAACTGGAATCTCAGCTTGCAAAAAAGGACCACCTCTTCCTGGAGCAAAAGAAATACCTGGAAGATGTAAAAATCCAAGCAAG aggTCAGCTGCAAGCAGTAGAAAGTAGGTACAAGGCCCAGAAAAGAATCACACAGGCATTTGAGCTGGAGATTTTGGATCTGTTTGGCCGGCTGGAGAAGAGCAGCCTACTGAAAAAACTTGAAGATGATAAAACAgaagcagctgaagcagcagaagaaag GCTGGATTGTGGTAATGAAGATACTGTGGTGGGATACAGTGAAGAAACCATTGGTAGAAATGGAGAGACCAAACCTCCCAGCACTCGAGGTAGTAGTAGCAGTAagggtggcagcagcagtgagCTCTCCACCCCTGAAAAACCCCAGAACCAGAGATTCAGCAGTCGCTGGGAGACATCCGTGTTGCTGGAGCCTTCCACTACTGTCCCACTGACTGTAGGTTCGCTTCCCAGCTCCAAGAGCTTCCTTGGAATGAAGGCACGAGAATTATTTCGCAACAAGAGTGAGAGCCAGTGTGATGAGGAGGGTGTAACCATCAACAGGCTTTCCGATGCTCTAAAGACTGAACTATGTAAAGATCCAAGCATGGAGACAAAGGCCCCTCCAAGCCCCGATAACCTTAGTGTCTCGCCTAAGATCCAGGAAAGCAGTGTTGGACAGCTTCATATCATGGACTACAATGAAACTCATCATGACCACAGTTAA